In Chaetodon trifascialis isolate fChaTrf1 chromosome 6, fChaTrf1.hap1, whole genome shotgun sequence, one DNA window encodes the following:
- the LOC139332579 gene encoding apelin receptor A, with protein sequence METTTGEYVSYEYYDDNETACDFSEWEPSYSLIPVLYMLIFILGLSGNGVVIFTVWRSKSKRRAADVYIGNLALADLTFVVTLPLWAVYTALGYHWPFGVALCKISSYVVLVNMYASVFCLTCLSFDRYLAIVHSLSSSRLRSRGTMLASLGAIWFLSGLLAVPTLLFRTTVNDQNSNRTTCAMDFSLVTRIQRHEYLWIAGLSLSSSALGFLLPFLAMTIFYCFIGCTVTRHFNNLRKEDQKKKRLLKIITTLVVVFAICWTPFHVLKSMDALSYLNLAPNSCGFLRFLLLAHPYATCLAYVNSCLNPFLYAFFDLRFRSQCLCLFNLKKAMHGQMSSMSSTLSAQTQKSEVQSLATKV encoded by the coding sequence ATGGAGACCACCACTGGGGAATATGTTAGCTATGAGTACTACGATGACAACGAGACTGCCTGTGACTTCTCAGAGTGGGAGCCCTCTTACTCCCTCATCCCGGTCCTCTACATGCTCATCTTCATCCTGGGCCTGTCAGGTAACGGCGTGGTCATCTTCACCGTCTGGAGATCCAAATCTAAGCGTCGGGCTGCAGACGTCTACATAGGAAACCTGGCTCTGGCCGACCTCACCTTTGTTGTAACCCTACCTCTGTGGGCCGTGTACACAGCGCTGGGCTACCACTGGCCCTTCGGCGTGGCTCTGTGTAAGATCAGCAGCTACGTGGTTCTGGTCAACATGTACGCCAGCGTTTTCTGCCTCACCTGCCTGAGCTTTGACCGCTACCTGGCCATCGTGCACTCTCTGTCCAGCAGCAGGCTGCGCTCTCGGGGCACCATGCTGGCGTCCTTGGGTGCGATTTGGTTCCTGTCTGGCCTGCTGGCCGTGCCCACGCTGCTCTTCCGCACCACCGTGAATGACCAAAACAGCAACAGGACCACCTGCGCCATGGACTTCAGTCTGGTGACGAGGATCCAGAGGCACGAGTACCTCTGGATCGCCGGGCTCAGcctgtcctcctctgccctGGGTTTCCTCCTGCCGTTCCTGGCCATGACCATTTTCTACTGCTTCATCGGCTGCACCGTCACACGTCACTTCAACAACCTGCGCAAGGAGGACCAGAAGAAGAAGCGGCTGCTGAAGATCATCACCACACTGGTGGTGGTGTTTGCCATCTGCTGGACTCCCTTCCACGTCCTAAAGAGCATGGACGCCCTGTCCTACCTGAACCTGGCTCCGAACTCCTGCGGCTTCCTGCGCTTCCTGCTGCTGGCTCACCCCTACGCCACCTGCCTGGCCTACGTCAACAGCTGCCTCAACCCGTTCTTGTACGCCTTCTTTGACCTGCGCTTTCGCTCCCAGTGCCTGTGCCTGTTCAACCTGAAGAAGGCCATGCATGGCCAGATGAGCTCCATGTCGTCCACGCTCAGCGCCCAGACTCAGAAGTCAGAGGTTCAGTCTCTGGCCACCAAGGTGTAG